One part of the Raphanus sativus cultivar WK10039 chromosome 7, ASM80110v3, whole genome shotgun sequence genome encodes these proteins:
- the LOC108814895 gene encoding protein ZINC INDUCED FACILITATOR-LIKE 1 isoform X1: MAEEYAECLLENKFHENCPGCKVDQLKRLRRGFPFSELLTVWLIVLCTALPISSLFPFLYFMIGDFNIAKKEEDIGFYAGFVGCSFMLGRTMTSVIWGIVADRYGRKPVILIGTASVVIFNTLFGLSVNFWMAIITRFCLGSFNGLLGPIKAYAMETFRDEYQGLALSAVSTAWGIGLIIGPAMGGFLAQPAKQYPSLFSEESVFGKFPYFLPCLAISCFALLVTIISLRIPETLHNHKIDDDDASSPDESFDAHKVLSHDPESHKATERNEKSSLLKNWPLVSSIIVYCIFSLHDMAYTEIFSLWANSPRKYGGLGYSSADVGSVLAISGFGLLIFQLSFYSYAERLLGPTMVTRISGSLALVLLSTYPLIAKLSGLALTLALNCASVAKNVLATSAITGLFILQNKAVRQDQRGAANGIAMTAMSLFKAIGPAAAGIIYSWSEKRLDAAFLPGTQMVFFILSTVLALGVVMTFKPFLAQTQH; encoded by the exons ATGGCGGAAGAGTATGCAGAGTGTTTGCTGGAGAACAAGTTCCATGAAAATTGCCCTGGCTGCAAGGTTGATCAGTTGAAGAGGCTTCGCCGTGGCTTCCCTTTCTCCGAGCTTCTTACCGTTTGGCTCATCGTCTTGTGTACCG cTCTGCCCATTTCCTCTCTTTTCCCATTTCTTTACTTTATG ATTGGTGATTTTAACATAGCAAAGAAGGAAGAAGACATTGGGTTCTATGCTGGATTTGTTG GTTGCTCTTTCATGCTGGGACGAACGATGACATCTGTCATCTGGGGCATTGTGGCTGATCGTTATGGTAGAAAACCAGTAATCCTCATAGGAACTGCTTCAGT GGTCATTTTCAATACTCTGTTTGGCCTAAGTGTAAACTTCTGGATGGCCATCATCACAAGGTTTTGCCTTGGTAGTTTCAACGGCTTACTTGGTCCTATAAAG GCTTACGCAATGGAAACATTCCGTGATGAATATCAGGGTTTAGCACTCTCAGCT GTTAGTACAGCATGGGGCATTGGCCTCATCATTGGTCCTGCTATGGGAGGTTTTCTTGCTCAG CCTGCAAAGCAATATCCAAGTTTATTCTCAGAGGAGTCGGTTTTTGGGAA GTTTCCATACTTCTTGCCGTGCTTAGCAATATCTTGTTTTGCACTTTTGGTTACTATAATTTCATTGCGGATTCCG GAAACATTGCACAATCACaagattgatgatgatgatgcatcaTCACCTGATGAGTCTTTTGATGCTCACAAAGTTTTGTCTCATGACCCTGAATCTCATAAAGCGACAGAGAGAAATGAAAAAAGCTCTCTTCTAAAGAACTGGCCACTAGTTTCATCTATTATCGTCTACTGCATCTTCTCACTTCATGATATGGCTTACACAGAG ATCTTTTCATTGTGGGCAAACAGTCCGAGAAAATATGGAGGTTTGGGATACTCATCTGCCGATGTTGGTTCTGTTCTTGCAATTTCAG GGTTTGGTCTCCTTATCTTTCAGCTTTCGTTCTACTCTTACGCCGAGAGGCTCTTAGGACCAACCATGGTGACACGTATCTCTGGG AGTTTGGCTTTAGTTCTCTTGTCAACTTACCCTCTAATAGCAAAGCTATCTGGTTTAGCCCTTACCCTGGCACTAAATTGTGCATCCGTCGCAAAGAATGTTTTAGCC ACTTCTGCTATTACTGGTTTATTCATACTTCAAAACAAGGCCGTT AGACAAGACCAAAGAGGAGCAGCTAATGGGATTGCCATGACAGCGATGTCACTTTTTAAAGCAATAGGTCCAGCAGCAGCAGGCATCAT CTATTCTTGGAGCGAGAAACGTCTGGATGCTGCTTTTCTCCCTG GCACACAAATGGTATTCTTTATCCTCAGCACTGTCTTGGCACTCGGAGTTGTAATGACGTTCAAACCATTTCTTGCCCAAACACAACACTAG
- the LOC130497879 gene encoding uncharacterized protein At5g39865-like — protein MAGLDKHAEKTKPSSSSSFFFNRSLTIHGHRPTDSTPKSHSTLNPSLNRTTSITKFYNPVVETSSLKGKVKNLCRLFEVSKSSPKPTSTPPPEKQQKPSKSVLSESRLSPFLSLNNSVIRLPGTEDRIVVYFTSLRGIRRTYEDCYSVRMIFRGFRVWIDERDVSMDAAYKKELQIAMGERKRSVSLPQVFIMGKHVGGADVVKSLFEIGELAKILKLFPVREPGFVCRCCGDARFIPCSNCSGSKKLYDEDEDRHKRCPECNENGLIRCPDCSS, from the coding sequence ATGGCGGGATTAGATAAACACGCAGAGAAGACGAAAccgtcctcctcctcctccttcttcttcaacAGATCGCTCACAATCCACGGCCACAGACCAACCGATTCAACCCCCAAATCTCACAGTACCCTGAACCCTTCCCTGAACCGAACCACCTCCATAACCAAATTCTACAACCCCGTCGTCGAAACCTCCTCTCTCAAAGGCAAAGTCAAGAACCTCTGCAGACTATTCGAAGTCTCCAAATCCTCCCCCAAACCTACCTCAACGCCACCACCCGAGAAGCAGCAGAAACCAAGCAAATCGGTTTTATCCGAATCGCGGTTATCCCCGTTCCTCAGCCTAAACAACTCCGTGATCCGTCTCCCGGGGACGGAGGACAGGATCGTGGTGTACTTCACCAGCCTGAGAGGGATCAGGCGGACGTACGAGGATTGCTACTCCGTGAGGATGATCTTCagagggtttagggtttggatcGACGAGCGGGACGTCTCAATGGACGCTGCTTACAAGAAGGAGCTTCAGATCGCCATGGGGGAGAGGAAGAGGAGCGTGTCGCTGCCTCAGGTTTTCATCATGGGGAAGCATGTCGGTGGTGCTGACGTGGTCAAGAGTTTGTTTGAGATTGGTGAGCTGGCGAAGATACTTAAGCTGTTCCCCGTGAGGGAGCCGGGGTTTGTGTGTCGTTGCTGTGGGGACGCTAGGTTTATTCCGTGTTCGAATTGTAGTGGGAGTAAGAAGCTGTATGATGAGGATGAAGATAGGCACAAGAGGTGTCCTGAGTGTAATGAGAATGGGTTGATACGTTGTCCTGATTGCTCTTCTTAA
- the LOC108814192 gene encoding protein PNS1 yields the protein MGATDPVKAVEERENRGEEETEKKKKQRGVKAVEEEGDKDELNHHRFLASLNRLNPTNPLRVIVNNGGGGRFTTPPPNPAQPLRSSSRAPPPIQIPPVRAQPPEEPPPPPSPSPSTPPPPPLQHQSRSLFTQTPQETLASLNSSKYTNKFFLFLFILHKIVAIGFVCFLVFRGVQGLIGSNGTVKRKEQRILRFLLPQVEAASLLSILLAFSWQMAIRLWPDFMIHFILWSTFLMSLSSGILLLCFQMPATDAVGVALIAFSIGNGLYACWVTRRIKFCSKILVKSLEPVSKFSDLNLPTYYMLAAGFFWMSLWIFGVIGALNFYFPPLVVIGLVLSLAWTTEVMRNVVNLTVSRVVALFYLRGMQSSTRFSFQRALSRNLGSACLGSLFVPTIEALRILARGLSLLKGEDEFMFCCANCCLKLMTFIFEHGNGWAFVQIAAYGKGFVRASQDTWKLFEDVDMVEIVDADITSSICFLTGICSGCVCVIVAAAWTHTVYKPFTATISLLAFFIGYLMTRISMALPHACVSCYYACYAENPESRFFDKTIKDRQALIKNGRVVVHTPRVRRALA from the exons ATGGGTGCCACAGACCCCGTAAAG GCTgtggaagagagagaaaacagaggagaagaagaaacagagaagaagaagaaacagagaggaGTAAAAGCTGTGGAGGAGGAAGGAGATAAAGACGAACTCAATCACCACAGATTCTTAGCGAGCTTGAACAGATTGAACCCAACGAACCCTCTTAGGGTCATCGTTAACAATGGCGGAGGCGGTAGATTCACTACTCCGCCTCCTAACCCCGCGCAGCCGCTCCGATCTTCCTCAAGAGCTCCTCCGCCGATTCAGATTCCTCCCGTTCGCGCGCAACCGCCGGAAGAGCCTCCGCCTCCGCCGTCTCCGTCTCCGTCAACACCACCGCCGCCTCCGCTTCAGCACCAGTCTCGTTCCCTCTTCACACAAACCCCTCAA GAAACTTTGGCGTCGTTGAACTCATCAAAGTACACAAACAAattctttctcttcctcttcatccttCACAAGATCGTTGCCATCGGTTTCGTATGCTTCCTCGTCTTCAGAGGCGTCCAGGGTCTAATCGGCTCCAACGGAACCGTCAAAAGAAAAGAGCAACGGATCCTCAGATTCTTACTTCCACAAGTCGAAGCCGCATCTCTGCTAAGCATCCTCCTCGCCTTCTCCTGGCAAATGGCTATCCGTCTCTGGCCTGACTTCATGATCCACTTCATACTCTGGAGCACGTTCCTCATGTCTCTCTCCTCGGGGATCCTCTTGCTCTGTTTCCAGATGCCAGCAACCGATGCCGTCGGTGTCGCCCTCATCGCCTTCTCCATCGGAAACGGTTTATACGCTTGCTGGGTCACTCGCAGGATCAAGTTCTGTTCCAAGATATTAGTCAAGTCGTTAGAGCCCGTTTCGAAGTTCTCCGATCTCAACCTACCAACCTACTACATGCTAGCCGCTGGTTTCTTCTGGATGTCGCTTTGGATCTTCGGCGTCATCGGTGCGTTGAACTTTTACTTCCCGCCGCTGGTGGTTATCGGTTTGGTGTTGAGCTTGGCTTGGACGACGGAGGTGATGAGGAACGTTGTGAATCTTACCGTGAGTAGAGTCGTCGCTCTGTTCTATCTTAGAGGGATGCAGTCTAGTACGAGGTTTAGTTTCCAGAGAGCCTTGTCTCGTAACTTGGGGAGCGCGTGCTTGGGTTCTCTCTTTGTTCCGACGATCGAAGCCCTTAGGATCTTGGCGAGAGGGTTGAGTTTGCTCAAGGGTGAGGATGAGTTCATGTTTTGCTGCGCTAACTGCTGTCTTAAACTCATGACGTTCATATTCGAGCACGGCAATGGATGGGCCTTTGTGCAG ATAGCAGCGTATGGGAAAGGGTTTGTGAGGGCGTCACAAGACACGTGGAAACTGTTTGAGGATGTAGATATGGTTGAGATTGTAGATGCAGACATAACAAGCTCTATATGTTTCCTCACAGGGATATGCAGTGGCTGCGTATGTGTTATTGTCGCGGCGGCTTGGACACACACAGTTTACAAGCCTTTTACAGCCACAATCTCCTTACTTGCTTTCTTCATTGGTTACCTCATG ACGAGGATCTCAATGGCGTTGCCTCACGCATGCGTGAGTTGCTACTACGCATGCTACGCTGAGAATCCAGAGAGCAGATTTTTTGACAAAACCATAAAAGAtagacaagctttgatcaaaAATGGTCGTGTTGTTGTTCACACACCTAGAGTCCGCCGTGCTCTAGCCTAG
- the LOC108817140 gene encoding N-terminal acetyltransferase A complex catalytic subunit NAA10 yields the protein MVCIRRATVDDLLAMQACNLMCLPENYQMKYYLYHILSWPQLLYVAEDYNGRIVGYVLSKMDEESNECHGHITSLAVLRTHRKLGLATKLMTAAQAAMEQVYEAEYVSLHVRRSNRAAFHLYTETLGYKIHDVEAKYYADGEDAYDMRKYLKGKQNHQHSSHGHGHGHHHHHGGGCCSGDAIETTQAEDAKATTSK from the exons ATGGTGTGCATCAGGCGAGCGACGGTGGACGATCTGCTGGCGATGCAGGCGTGCAATCTCATGTGCCTACCGGAGAACTACCAGATGAAGTACTACCTCTACCACATCCTCTCTTGGCCTCAGCTTCTCTACGTCGCCGAAGACTACAACGGCCGCATCGTCGGCTACGTCCTCTCCAAGATGGACGAGGAGAGCAACGAGTGCCACGGACACATCACTTCCCTCGCCGTTCTCCGTACGCACCGGAAGCTCGGACTCGCCACCAAGCTCATGACCGCCGCTCAGGCTGCCATGGAACAG GTTTATGAGGCGGAGTATGTTTCGCTGCACGTGAGGAGAAGTAACCGAGCAGCGTTCCATCTGTACACGGAGACGTTAGGATACAAGATTCACGATGTAGAGGCAAAGTATTACGCGGATGGCGAGGATGCTTATGACATGCGAAAGTATCTTAAGGGTAAGCAAAACCATCAACACAGCAGCCACGGTCATGGTCAtggtcatcatcatcatcatggagGTGGATGTTGTTCCGGTGATGCAATAGAGACAACTCAAGCTGAAGATGCTAAAGCAACAACTTCCAAGTGA
- the LOC108816259 gene encoding agamous-like MADS-box protein AGL15 isoform X1, whose amino-acid sequence MGRGKIEIKRIENANSRQVTFSKRRAGLLKKAHELSVLCDSEVAVIVFSKSGKLFEFSSTKCMKKTLLRYSNYNPSSDAPLINYKPENQEEDCTEVDLLKSEISKLQEKHLQMQGKGLNALCLKELQHLEQQLNLSLISVRERKELLLTKQLEESRLKEQRAELENETLRRQVQELRSFLPSINKNYVPSYIKCFAIDPKNSLVNNSGLDDTNYRLQKTNSDTTLQLGLPGEAQAKRKSEGNRESPSSDSATTSTTNCTEDHLKTKANGSPFSHREIWE is encoded by the exons atgggtCGTGGAAAAATAGAGATCAAGAGGATCGAGAATGCAAATAGCAGGCAAGTTACTTTCTCCAAGAGGCGTGCTGGTTTGCTCAAGAAGGCTCATGAGCTCTCTGTTCTTTGCGACTCTGAGGTTGCCGTCATTGTCTTCTCCAAGTCCGGCAAGCTCTTCGAGTTCTCAAGTACTAAGTG CATGAAGAAAACGCTTTTGAGGTACAGCAACTACAACCCTTCTTCAGATGCTCCTCTGATTAATTATAAACCAGAG AACCAGGAGGAGGATTGTACAGAGGTGGACCTTTTAAAGAGTGAGATCTCAAAGCTTCAAGAGAAACATTT ACAAATGCAAGGTAAGGGCTTGAATGCTCTGTGCTTGAAAGAGCTGCAACACCTTGAACAACAACTAAATCTCTCGTTGATATCTGTGAGAGAGCGAAAG GAACTATTGTTGACTAAACAACTTGAAGAATCACGGCTCAAG GAACAGCGGGCAGAGCTGGAAAACGAGACCTTACGTAGACAG GTTCAAGAACTCAGAAGTTTTCTCCCGTCCATCAACAAAAACTATGTTCCATCCTACATCAAATGCTTCGCTATAGATCCCAAAAACTCCCTTGTAAACAACTCTGGCTTGGACGACACTAACTACAGACTCCAGAAGACCAATTCAGACACAACACTTCAATTGGG GTTGCCGGGAGAAGCACAGGCTAAAAGGAAGAGTGAAGGAAACAGAGAGAGCCCATCAAGTGATTCAGCAACAACGAGCACCACCAACTGCACAGAGGATCACCTGAAAACGAAAGCCAATGGTTCTCCGTTTAGCCACAGAGAAATATGGGAGTGA
- the LOC108816259 gene encoding agamous-like MADS-box protein AGL15 isoform X2, whose product MGRGKIEIKRIENANSRQVTFSKRRAGLLKKAHELSVLCDSEVAVIVFSKSGKLFEFSSTKCMKKTLLRYSNYNPSSDAPLINYKPENQEEDCTEVDLLKSEISKLQEKHLQMQGKGLNALCLKELQHLEQQLNLSLISVRERKELLLTKQLEESRLKRAELENETLRRQVQELRSFLPSINKNYVPSYIKCFAIDPKNSLVNNSGLDDTNYRLQKTNSDTTLQLGLPGEAQAKRKSEGNRESPSSDSATTSTTNCTEDHLKTKANGSPFSHREIWE is encoded by the exons atgggtCGTGGAAAAATAGAGATCAAGAGGATCGAGAATGCAAATAGCAGGCAAGTTACTTTCTCCAAGAGGCGTGCTGGTTTGCTCAAGAAGGCTCATGAGCTCTCTGTTCTTTGCGACTCTGAGGTTGCCGTCATTGTCTTCTCCAAGTCCGGCAAGCTCTTCGAGTTCTCAAGTACTAAGTG CATGAAGAAAACGCTTTTGAGGTACAGCAACTACAACCCTTCTTCAGATGCTCCTCTGATTAATTATAAACCAGAG AACCAGGAGGAGGATTGTACAGAGGTGGACCTTTTAAAGAGTGAGATCTCAAAGCTTCAAGAGAAACATTT ACAAATGCAAGGTAAGGGCTTGAATGCTCTGTGCTTGAAAGAGCTGCAACACCTTGAACAACAACTAAATCTCTCGTTGATATCTGTGAGAGAGCGAAAG GAACTATTGTTGACTAAACAACTTGAAGAATCACGGCTCAAG CGGGCAGAGCTGGAAAACGAGACCTTACGTAGACAG GTTCAAGAACTCAGAAGTTTTCTCCCGTCCATCAACAAAAACTATGTTCCATCCTACATCAAATGCTTCGCTATAGATCCCAAAAACTCCCTTGTAAACAACTCTGGCTTGGACGACACTAACTACAGACTCCAGAAGACCAATTCAGACACAACACTTCAATTGGG GTTGCCGGGAGAAGCACAGGCTAAAAGGAAGAGTGAAGGAAACAGAGAGAGCCCATCAAGTGATTCAGCAACAACGAGCACCACCAACTGCACAGAGGATCACCTGAAAACGAAAGCCAATGGTTCTCCGTTTAGCCACAGAGAAATATGGGAGTGA
- the LOC108814895 gene encoding protein ZINC INDUCED FACILITATOR-LIKE 1 isoform X2 yields the protein MLGRTMTSVIWGIVADRYGRKPVILIGTASVVIFNTLFGLSVNFWMAIITRFCLGSFNGLLGPIKAYAMETFRDEYQGLALSAVSTAWGIGLIIGPAMGGFLAQPAKQYPSLFSEESVFGKFPYFLPCLAISCFALLVTIISLRIPETLHNHKIDDDDASSPDESFDAHKVLSHDPESHKATERNEKSSLLKNWPLVSSIIVYCIFSLHDMAYTEIFSLWANSPRKYGGLGYSSADVGSVLAISGFGLLIFQLSFYSYAERLLGPTMVTRISGSLALVLLSTYPLIAKLSGLALTLALNCASVAKNVLATSAITGLFILQNKAVRQDQRGAANGIAMTAMSLFKAIGPAAAGIIYSWSEKRLDAAFLPGTQMVFFILSTVLALGVVMTFKPFLAQTQH from the exons ATGCTGGGACGAACGATGACATCTGTCATCTGGGGCATTGTGGCTGATCGTTATGGTAGAAAACCAGTAATCCTCATAGGAACTGCTTCAGT GGTCATTTTCAATACTCTGTTTGGCCTAAGTGTAAACTTCTGGATGGCCATCATCACAAGGTTTTGCCTTGGTAGTTTCAACGGCTTACTTGGTCCTATAAAG GCTTACGCAATGGAAACATTCCGTGATGAATATCAGGGTTTAGCACTCTCAGCT GTTAGTACAGCATGGGGCATTGGCCTCATCATTGGTCCTGCTATGGGAGGTTTTCTTGCTCAG CCTGCAAAGCAATATCCAAGTTTATTCTCAGAGGAGTCGGTTTTTGGGAA GTTTCCATACTTCTTGCCGTGCTTAGCAATATCTTGTTTTGCACTTTTGGTTACTATAATTTCATTGCGGATTCCG GAAACATTGCACAATCACaagattgatgatgatgatgcatcaTCACCTGATGAGTCTTTTGATGCTCACAAAGTTTTGTCTCATGACCCTGAATCTCATAAAGCGACAGAGAGAAATGAAAAAAGCTCTCTTCTAAAGAACTGGCCACTAGTTTCATCTATTATCGTCTACTGCATCTTCTCACTTCATGATATGGCTTACACAGAG ATCTTTTCATTGTGGGCAAACAGTCCGAGAAAATATGGAGGTTTGGGATACTCATCTGCCGATGTTGGTTCTGTTCTTGCAATTTCAG GGTTTGGTCTCCTTATCTTTCAGCTTTCGTTCTACTCTTACGCCGAGAGGCTCTTAGGACCAACCATGGTGACACGTATCTCTGGG AGTTTGGCTTTAGTTCTCTTGTCAACTTACCCTCTAATAGCAAAGCTATCTGGTTTAGCCCTTACCCTGGCACTAAATTGTGCATCCGTCGCAAAGAATGTTTTAGCC ACTTCTGCTATTACTGGTTTATTCATACTTCAAAACAAGGCCGTT AGACAAGACCAAAGAGGAGCAGCTAATGGGATTGCCATGACAGCGATGTCACTTTTTAAAGCAATAGGTCCAGCAGCAGCAGGCATCAT CTATTCTTGGAGCGAGAAACGTCTGGATGCTGCTTTTCTCCCTG GCACACAAATGGTATTCTTTATCCTCAGCACTGTCTTGGCACTCGGAGTTGTAATGACGTTCAAACCATTTCTTGCCCAAACACAACACTAG